The following are encoded in a window of Choloepus didactylus isolate mChoDid1 chromosome 17, mChoDid1.pri, whole genome shotgun sequence genomic DNA:
- the PKDCC gene encoding extracellular tyrosine-protein kinase PKDCC isoform X2, producing the protein MRRRRAAVAAGFCASFLLGSVLNVLFAPGSEPPRPGQSPGPSPGAGRPERRRLMDLAPGGPGLQRPRPPRARSLPDGAPGWPPAPGPGSPGPGPLLGCAALRNVSGAQYLGSGYTKAVYRVRLPGGAAVALKAVDFSGHDLGSCVREFGARRSCYRLAAHKLLKEMVLLERLRHPNVLQLYGYCYQDSEDIPDTLTTITELGAPVEMIQLLQTSWEDRFRICLSLGRLLHHLAHSPLGSVTLLDFRPRQFVLVGGELKVTDLDDARVEETPCTSSSDCVLEFPARNFSLPCSAQGWCEGMNEKRNLYNAFRFFFTYLLPHSAPPSLRPLLDSIVNATGELTWGVDETLAQLEKVLHLYRSGQYLQNSTAGSRAEYQRIPDSTIPQENYRCWPSYHHGSCLLSVFSLGEAMDVCESHAQCRAFVVTNQTTWTGRQLVFFKMGWSQVVPDRNKTTYVRTSG; encoded by the exons ATGCGGCGCCGGCGAGCGGCAGTGGCTGCGGGTTTCTGCGCCTCCTTCCTGCTCGGCTCGGTCCTCAACGTGCTCTTCGCACCGGGCTCCGAGCCTCCGCGGCCAGGCCAGTCCCCCGGGCCCTC GCCCGGGGCTGGCCGCCCAGAGCGGCGGCGCTTGATGGACCTGGCTCCCGGCGGGCCGGGCCTGCAGCGCCCCCGGCCCCCGCGGGCCCGGTCCCTCCCCGACGGCGCTCCGGGCTGGCCCCCGGCTCCCGGCCCAGgctcccccggcccaggcccgctcTTGGGCTGCGCCGCGCTCCGCAACGTGTCCGGCGCGCAGTACTTGGGCTCCGGCTACACCAAGGCCGTTTACCGGGTCCGCCTGCCCGGCGGCGCCGCGGTGGCGCTCAAGGCGGTGGACTTCAGCGGCCACGATCTGGGCAGCTGCGTGCGCGAGTTCGGGGCACGAAGGAGCTGCTATCGGCTGGCGGCCCACAAGCTGCTCAAGGAGATGGTGCTGCTGGAGCGTCTGCGGCACCCCAACGTGCTGCAG CTCTATGGCTACTGCTACCAGGACAGTGAGGACATCCCCGACACCCTGACCACCATCACGGAGCTGGGCGCCCCTGTGGAAATGATCCAGCTGCTACAGACTTCCTGGGAGGACCGATTCCGA ATCTGCCTGAGCCTGGGCCGCCTCCTCCACCACCTGGCCCACTCCCCGCTGGGCTCGGTCACGCTGCTGGACTTCCGGCCTCGGCAGTTTGTGCTGGTGGGCGGGGAGCTGAAGGTGACGGACCTGGACGATGCCCGCGTGGAGGAGACGCCCTGCACAAGCAGCTCCGACTGCGTGCTCGAGTTTCCGGCCAGGAACTTCTCCTTGCCCTGCTCAGCCCAGGGCTGGTGCGAGGGCATGAACGAGAAGCGGAACCTCTACAACGCCTTCAG ATTTTTCTTCACATACCTCCTGCCCCACAGTGCCCCACCCTCACTGCGGCCTCTACTGGACAGTATTGTCAATGCTACAG GAGAGCTCACCTGGGGGGTGGACGAGACCCTGGCTCAGCTGGAGAAGGTGCTGCACCTGTACCGGAGCGGGCAGTATCTGCAGAACTCCACAGCAGGCAGCAGAGCCG AGTACCAGCGCATCCCAGACAGCACCATCCCCCAGGAGAACTACCGCTGCTGGCCTTCCTACCACCACGGAAGCTGCCTCCTTTCCGTGTTCAGCCTGGGTGAGGCCATGGATGTCTGTGAGAGCCATGCCCAGTGCCGGGCCTTCGTGGTCACCAACCAGACCACCTGGACAG GTCGGCAGCTGGTGTTTTTCAAGATGGGATGGAGTCAGGTGGTCCCAGATCGCAACAAAACCACGTACGTGAGGACCTCTGGCTGA
- the PKDCC gene encoding extracellular tyrosine-protein kinase PKDCC isoform X1, protein MRRRRAAVAAGFCASFLLGSVLNVLFAPGSEPPRPGQSPGPSPAPGPGRRGGRGELARQIRARYEEVQRYSRGGPGPGAGRPERRRLMDLAPGGPGLQRPRPPRARSLPDGAPGWPPAPGPGSPGPGPLLGCAALRNVSGAQYLGSGYTKAVYRVRLPGGAAVALKAVDFSGHDLGSCVREFGARRSCYRLAAHKLLKEMVLLERLRHPNVLQLYGYCYQDSEDIPDTLTTITELGAPVEMIQLLQTSWEDRFRICLSLGRLLHHLAHSPLGSVTLLDFRPRQFVLVGGELKVTDLDDARVEETPCTSSSDCVLEFPARNFSLPCSAQGWCEGMNEKRNLYNAFRFFFTYLLPHSAPPSLRPLLDSIVNATGELTWGVDETLAQLEKVLHLYRSGQYLQNSTAGSRAEYQRIPDSTIPQENYRCWPSYHHGSCLLSVFSLGEAMDVCESHAQCRAFVVTNQTTWTGRQLVFFKMGWSQVVPDRNKTTYVRTSG, encoded by the exons ATGCGGCGCCGGCGAGCGGCAGTGGCTGCGGGTTTCTGCGCCTCCTTCCTGCTCGGCTCGGTCCTCAACGTGCTCTTCGCACCGGGCTCCGAGCCTCCGCGGCCAGGCCAGTCCCCCGGGCCCTCGCCCGCCCCGGGCCCGGGCCGTCGCGGGGGCCGCGGAGAGCTGGCCCGGCAGATCCGGGCGCGCTACGAGGAGGTGCAGCGCTATTCCCGCGGCGGTCCCGGGCCCGGGGCTGGCCGCCCAGAGCGGCGGCGCTTGATGGACCTGGCTCCCGGCGGGCCGGGCCTGCAGCGCCCCCGGCCCCCGCGGGCCCGGTCCCTCCCCGACGGCGCTCCGGGCTGGCCCCCGGCTCCCGGCCCAGgctcccccggcccaggcccgctcTTGGGCTGCGCCGCGCTCCGCAACGTGTCCGGCGCGCAGTACTTGGGCTCCGGCTACACCAAGGCCGTTTACCGGGTCCGCCTGCCCGGCGGCGCCGCGGTGGCGCTCAAGGCGGTGGACTTCAGCGGCCACGATCTGGGCAGCTGCGTGCGCGAGTTCGGGGCACGAAGGAGCTGCTATCGGCTGGCGGCCCACAAGCTGCTCAAGGAGATGGTGCTGCTGGAGCGTCTGCGGCACCCCAACGTGCTGCAG CTCTATGGCTACTGCTACCAGGACAGTGAGGACATCCCCGACACCCTGACCACCATCACGGAGCTGGGCGCCCCTGTGGAAATGATCCAGCTGCTACAGACTTCCTGGGAGGACCGATTCCGA ATCTGCCTGAGCCTGGGCCGCCTCCTCCACCACCTGGCCCACTCCCCGCTGGGCTCGGTCACGCTGCTGGACTTCCGGCCTCGGCAGTTTGTGCTGGTGGGCGGGGAGCTGAAGGTGACGGACCTGGACGATGCCCGCGTGGAGGAGACGCCCTGCACAAGCAGCTCCGACTGCGTGCTCGAGTTTCCGGCCAGGAACTTCTCCTTGCCCTGCTCAGCCCAGGGCTGGTGCGAGGGCATGAACGAGAAGCGGAACCTCTACAACGCCTTCAG ATTTTTCTTCACATACCTCCTGCCCCACAGTGCCCCACCCTCACTGCGGCCTCTACTGGACAGTATTGTCAATGCTACAG GAGAGCTCACCTGGGGGGTGGACGAGACCCTGGCTCAGCTGGAGAAGGTGCTGCACCTGTACCGGAGCGGGCAGTATCTGCAGAACTCCACAGCAGGCAGCAGAGCCG AGTACCAGCGCATCCCAGACAGCACCATCCCCCAGGAGAACTACCGCTGCTGGCCTTCCTACCACCACGGAAGCTGCCTCCTTTCCGTGTTCAGCCTGGGTGAGGCCATGGATGTCTGTGAGAGCCATGCCCAGTGCCGGGCCTTCGTGGTCACCAACCAGACCACCTGGACAG GTCGGCAGCTGGTGTTTTTCAAGATGGGATGGAGTCAGGTGGTCCCAGATCGCAACAAAACCACGTACGTGAGGACCTCTGGCTGA
- the PKDCC gene encoding extracellular tyrosine-protein kinase PKDCC isoform X3, with product MRRRRAAVAAGFCASFLLGSVLNVLFAPGSEPPRPGQSPGAGRPERRRLMDLAPGGPGLQRPRPPRARSLPDGAPGWPPAPGPGSPGPGPLLGCAALRNVSGAQYLGSGYTKAVYRVRLPGGAAVALKAVDFSGHDLGSCVREFGARRSCYRLAAHKLLKEMVLLERLRHPNVLQLYGYCYQDSEDIPDTLTTITELGAPVEMIQLLQTSWEDRFRICLSLGRLLHHLAHSPLGSVTLLDFRPRQFVLVGGELKVTDLDDARVEETPCTSSSDCVLEFPARNFSLPCSAQGWCEGMNEKRNLYNAFRFFFTYLLPHSAPPSLRPLLDSIVNATGELTWGVDETLAQLEKVLHLYRSGQYLQNSTAGSRAEYQRIPDSTIPQENYRCWPSYHHGSCLLSVFSLGEAMDVCESHAQCRAFVVTNQTTWTGRQLVFFKMGWSQVVPDRNKTTYVRTSG from the exons ATGCGGCGCCGGCGAGCGGCAGTGGCTGCGGGTTTCTGCGCCTCCTTCCTGCTCGGCTCGGTCCTCAACGTGCTCTTCGCACCGGGCTCCGAGCCTCCGCGGCCAGGCCAGTCC CCCGGGGCTGGCCGCCCAGAGCGGCGGCGCTTGATGGACCTGGCTCCCGGCGGGCCGGGCCTGCAGCGCCCCCGGCCCCCGCGGGCCCGGTCCCTCCCCGACGGCGCTCCGGGCTGGCCCCCGGCTCCCGGCCCAGgctcccccggcccaggcccgctcTTGGGCTGCGCCGCGCTCCGCAACGTGTCCGGCGCGCAGTACTTGGGCTCCGGCTACACCAAGGCCGTTTACCGGGTCCGCCTGCCCGGCGGCGCCGCGGTGGCGCTCAAGGCGGTGGACTTCAGCGGCCACGATCTGGGCAGCTGCGTGCGCGAGTTCGGGGCACGAAGGAGCTGCTATCGGCTGGCGGCCCACAAGCTGCTCAAGGAGATGGTGCTGCTGGAGCGTCTGCGGCACCCCAACGTGCTGCAG CTCTATGGCTACTGCTACCAGGACAGTGAGGACATCCCCGACACCCTGACCACCATCACGGAGCTGGGCGCCCCTGTGGAAATGATCCAGCTGCTACAGACTTCCTGGGAGGACCGATTCCGA ATCTGCCTGAGCCTGGGCCGCCTCCTCCACCACCTGGCCCACTCCCCGCTGGGCTCGGTCACGCTGCTGGACTTCCGGCCTCGGCAGTTTGTGCTGGTGGGCGGGGAGCTGAAGGTGACGGACCTGGACGATGCCCGCGTGGAGGAGACGCCCTGCACAAGCAGCTCCGACTGCGTGCTCGAGTTTCCGGCCAGGAACTTCTCCTTGCCCTGCTCAGCCCAGGGCTGGTGCGAGGGCATGAACGAGAAGCGGAACCTCTACAACGCCTTCAG ATTTTTCTTCACATACCTCCTGCCCCACAGTGCCCCACCCTCACTGCGGCCTCTACTGGACAGTATTGTCAATGCTACAG GAGAGCTCACCTGGGGGGTGGACGAGACCCTGGCTCAGCTGGAGAAGGTGCTGCACCTGTACCGGAGCGGGCAGTATCTGCAGAACTCCACAGCAGGCAGCAGAGCCG AGTACCAGCGCATCCCAGACAGCACCATCCCCCAGGAGAACTACCGCTGCTGGCCTTCCTACCACCACGGAAGCTGCCTCCTTTCCGTGTTCAGCCTGGGTGAGGCCATGGATGTCTGTGAGAGCCATGCCCAGTGCCGGGCCTTCGTGGTCACCAACCAGACCACCTGGACAG GTCGGCAGCTGGTGTTTTTCAAGATGGGATGGAGTCAGGTGGTCCCAGATCGCAACAAAACCACGTACGTGAGGACCTCTGGCTGA
- the LOC119512108 gene encoding vegetative cell wall protein gp1 has protein sequence MHKFPSRALAGAGPAAPASPSSPPLSGPGNPRLSKEPPPPAPPAEGGTHAPFLRRVRPGPRGSREGLEPKRFPASRLSCSSPPEPVTRLPRPFIFSPTPPGRLRQAPPGPVIRQPRPRYPPSRGAPIPRPQLWGPRAGQGRSRLGAASQARTAAGGGPAVSQRGRPGRAAGGGGAEDGLGPGAGRRRRRGRRRGQLRAL, from the exons ATGCACAAG TTCCCGTCCCGTGCGCTCGCAGGTGCTGGCCCCGCTGCGCCCGCTTCTCCTTCCTCACCCCCGCTCTCCGGTCCCGGGAACCCGCGGCTGAGCAAGGAGccgccacccccagccccacccgcGGAAGGCGGGACCCACGCGCCTTTCCTGCGTCGAGTCCGCCCAGGACCGCGGGGTTCCAGAGAAGGTTTGGAGCCAAAGCGATTCCCCGCTTCTCGGCTCAGCTGCTCGTCCCCTCCGGAGCCCGTTACCCGCCTGCCTCGCCCCTTTATCTTCTCCCCAACCCCGCCCGGCCGACTCCGTCAGGCGCCTCCCGGTCCCGTTATCCGGCAGCCCCGGCCCCGTTATCCGCCCTCGCGCGGGGCCCCGATTCCCCGGCCACAGCTCTGGGGGCCGCGGGCTGGGCAGGGCCGGAGCCGCCTCGGCGCCGCTTCCCAGGCCCGGACGGCCGCGGGAGGAGGTCCCGCTGTCAGTCAGCGAGGAAGGCCGGGCCGGGCGGCCGGAGGGGGCGGCGCCGAGGACGGGCTCGGGCCGGGAGCTGGGAGGCGGAGGCGGAGGGGGCGGAGGCGGGGGCAGCTCCGGGCCTTATAA